Below is a genomic region from Tenrec ecaudatus isolate mTenEca1 chromosome 15, mTenEca1.hap1, whole genome shotgun sequence.
acagtaatgggatggGGGTGTtttaggggtatccacgcaataggaagaggagggactaggAATATACATGCGACAatgtgggcagatcctagattcagcatggcagactAACTTTGGATGTTGCTGAtctggtttgatctgttctctggatcactatagaaaccattatgagTAGGTTGTAAACCCGCCATGAAGGGACTAAACTGatggccacaagcctttagggagaagtagcccactgtccttaacagcagggagtgggttctacttgtggtgggaccagacagtagtctggcaactgactgccttcagggaggtatctggccaatcatttaccattagctgcaagcagtgtcctaagtctaacatatatttgtgggaggcttgggagacatctttctgtttcccacaattcccccttttgttttataataaaattcaaaagagccacatgggcgacatggttattttctatacattgaaagctgtctatgtgaaacttcatgatccaattaagatagccaaaaattcaggtttatggaaaacatttttaattcagGCATGGGGGATAAAATCCTCTTAGGCCCATCTGGtactggaggaaggtatgagagggattggatgctgcagcgggaagaaatagagccaataggaatgtctgcttctataggtgtGTTTATACCTTGCTTAAATACCCTCAAGTTTGTCCCTAAATTTCATTGTTTGGTTGTGTGGTCGAGGATTAGTATGTAGGTGTTGGATCtatattgagttcatttttgcgTATGATGTGAGGTATGGACCTTGttccattcttttgcagatggaaatccagtttttccaacaccatttgttgaaatgggtacctgctctccacttaatgggTTTTAGTCCTTTGTGAAAGATTAGGTGTCAAAAAAAATTAGGTGTctataggtacttggttgtatatctaggttctcaattctaatcctTTGGTATTCATATATACCATCGTACCAGGCTGCTTTAAGTATCATGGctaattatacatttttaaagttttgtttcatgtttaaatagtattttatttatcctgtgtttctttcttttctgtactaACCTTACTAATTTCAGAGGATGATGTTTATTCCCCAGGGATACTGTAGCAGAAAACCACAAACATCTTGAAGGAAGCCTGACTAAAATAGTTTCCTGAGAGCGGTGTCAGCAATGCAGGTGGAGGGCACAATAAACAGTTTTGGGGCTTATTGGTCAATCTAAAATCTAGATCTTTCAAAGGATAAGTGTTTGTTCTAAATGCAATACAAACATATCTGAATTTCTTCTATGTCTCATAGTTCCATGCAGCTTTGACTatggtaaattataaatacttGGGCCTAAAACTGGTGTTTGTTTgaaacaaattaaataaaaactaatccatatctgtttcagttttactttttctccttttataatcaCTCAGAGTAATGGTTAGAGCTGATGAATAAGAAATTTGTGGAGTTTCTAAAGTGAGTTTTCTGTTACCTCTTTTGATTAAGCaattgggtgggggcaggggatgggttcctgtagagaaaaaaaatttttaagagtctttcaagaaagagagaaaatttgcCACACTACCTTCCATGACAGGCTCTCTGATGCTTATTTTTTCTGGCTGCAGACCTGAAAACAGGCTTTTAAATACATGAGTTGAAGAGACAATACCAACAGGGGTATCAAGAGTTTCTGGGAAATGGAGTCCCAAGTCAATGCCAATGTGTGATTTCATGAAAAGGTGACTCCAGGAGTAATTTCAGCTCAATGATTAGATGGGAACTCTGGGCAGTAGCTCTCCCCATcatttgactttttgttttgctgtggtggtgttttgttgtacaattttcttccattccctcATGGACTACTCTGGGTACAAGGACAGACTGTTTGGTGAATTCATTGGGACCTAGCtacttctttctctctggctATGTGATGAGTCACTTTGTTTTTCACATACCTCTCATAGTCAAACTTTCCGAATGCGTTTTAaggtattttatttcctttcagatacacactaagaacaatgaaattaataatcACAAATAGGTATCCTTGATCCCCAAACAGCAACAGACATCATTCATTCAAAGGTGCAGTTTCTACGTAAGCAATTGCTTGGTTGGTGGGTTGAAGGGTGGCCACGTCAGAATTATTGGagtgtgttaaaggcttgaatttcatTAGAAGGTACAGTTGTGACCACCGGTAGAAGACCGGGTCAGCGCTTCGGAAGTGCAGATGGATTGAGCCTCAGAGTCTGAGCATCGTCCAATGTTGGCTCCAATTTTTGTGAGGactaggttagcagtttgaacccacctcctgcattatcaaagaaagacttggcaatgGGCCTCCTTAAATATTAGCCCCAAGTCCAACTTTGAAACAGTGGGTCTTGATCACTGAGATTGCCACGTGGAGAGACACGCTGGAAAGCAATGGGTTTAATGATTTCTGCGCAGGGAGTTCTTTTCAAGGACAACTCCCTAGCCTAGGAAGAATCAAGGGACACACATATATCCAGTTGGTCTGTGAGTCCTTAGAACACATTTTAGTGGAGTCCATAGTCTGAGCAAGTATTAGGCAACCTATCAACATGGCACTGAGAGGTCAAGGATCACCACAGATTACAATTACAATTAAATCACCACAGATTACAGTTCCCATGTTGAAGATTGGCTGGGTGTGTCTTTGTTTCCTGAAGGtgagagatagtccaagggacaatcACATTTGACAAAAACTGCAGTTTAGCTAAACTCACAACAAGAAGATCTTTGCTGGTGACAACCTTTCAGGATTTAGGAAGTGAAGTTCCATCGAGTCTGTCTCCAAGGATCTATGTAAGTAGATTTGCAGAACCTCATCTGAGGGCAGGACTATAGAAGTTTAAGGGGGTCCATAGCAATAGCACCAAGGGGGTCCAGAGGTGCCATACTGTGCACAGAGGCATAGCTGGAGAATGTTTTAGAAGTCAAAGACTCATTAGGAGGACTCAGCACAAGCATGTCCGGGAGATTCACTGAGATGTTGTCCAGTGACTTCAGGCAGGGGCCAGGGTGCATCAGAGAATCAGGATTCAGTGGGGGTCCCAAGGGCTGAAGATCGGGGTCACAGCAGCACCCAGAAGCTTTAACAGCATGCTGGATCTCAAATCTCCGAGGGCCAGAGTCATCTGTTGATTGTTGATTCTCATGCAATGCCTGTGTGGgcaggtgtacaaatgtgcttgctgtgTGGCTCTTGGCCCTGGACTTGACAGACTGCTGGTGGGCATCGGAGTCCCGAGGACGCCTAGTGCGAGTACCCTTTGGTGAAGCCTGGAGATACTGGGCAGATGGAACTGAGGTGGGAAGTAGGGAGACACTGGATCCTGTAGGACTGCAACCCATGCAGGTAGGGTCCTCAGGCTGTACAGTAGAGCTGTCTGCCCAGGAGTGGGTTGTGGGACGAGGACAtaccagtgcacagcccccaagcccactgtctGCTGCCAGAGTCAGAGAGCGACGCCTGGCCCTGCGTGGCTTAAAGGACCGCAGACGCCCCTTGACCATTGCACGAGTCCTGGCTCCCTTCCAGGCCGTCCACTCCGGGCTGGTCAGTGCTGTGGGTTCCACGTGGTCCAAGGAGGTGCGGTCCCTGCCGTGTTTCCACAGCTCATAGCGCTCGGGTTGCAGAATGCGCACGAAGGCGTCCATGGGAAATGTGACCCTGGCTTCCCCACAGCTGCACTGAGAAGCAGCTTTACCGTAATTAACCCAGCGCAGGGTGGCAAAGTTGATGGATTCCGCACAGTTGAAACCGTGATTGAAGCCAGCGTGGTATCCATAGGGGAATGTGACCATGAACTCGCCTGCTCCCTGGGTGATCCGACCAACAGGAATGCCGTTCTCCCTGAGGACTCTGGGTGAgatgagggccaccttgtgcTGCAGGAAGTTCGCGCAGCCACTGGAACTGCCAGGGAAAAGCTCCCTGGCCAGTCTCTCCAGGCGGGCTCCATGCTCAGGGGGCACCGCATACCACGTTTTGGGCTCCCCGAAGTGCAGGTAGTTGATGCTGTACAGGTCCATGTCCTCCGTGTGCCAAGTGAAGGTGGTCTGCCACAGGCCAAAGTACAGGTAGGGGGTGTTGACGCCTTTGATGACAACTCCACACTCCTGCTCCAGCAGATCCTGGATCGTCCCCAGGTGTCTGAGGTTCCAATGCTCAGTGTTTTCACCAAATAAGGAGCCACATACTCCAgccccataaatgggagaatTGTACATGCGGCTCTTCCAATAGGTCCGCTCCAAATCGTCAACATCCCGGTGTGTGGGAGTGCGGTATCTGTCAGTGTTGGCCAAGTGGCGATACTCCTCCACGGTCatggatttcttctttttatggtattgcaaaaagacacctgtttGCCCAGTAGTTACCTGCTGCACAGGACTGGCTATGAGGATGTCATCCACATCGTCATAGTTCTCTCTGGCTGTCCACTGTTTGGGTGGGATTATCTTAGCCAGGCCTGCACGGTGGGCACCTTGGGATTCCATGTAAGCAATGTATTTGTTGAAATCCTTAAATTCTTCCATGGTAGGCCGGAAAGTCATGATTTTAAGGCTTGAGTTCTGGCTTCGATAGTCCTGGGAATTCATGGCTGCAAAATAAAGTCAGAAAACCCGATTCTTATGGATGTTCTGTGTATTTGGATgctgtgcttttgtttctttttctgtctgaAAATCTCTTGCAGTGTATTGATGGCTCTGTGAGAGCAAATGCACTCTCCCCAGGCATGCTGATTGACCAAGGGAATTCTACTATGATGGACAACTCTTGTTTCCCCCAAAGAGACAGGATTTGTGCACACGGAGTGGGTTTTCCCAGATTGCTCCTGGCTCATTATGCTGCTCTGGAAGTTTATTCAGTTGGAAGGGTGTCTCTATCTGTTGATACTTAGCTTCTGTTGCAATCCTGGGAAATTTCTAATTCCACTAACAAGGAGTGTctcaagggatttttaaaaagtaaatctaaagacagtaattcagtaacattcaacagaagtcaggggtgtcaaactcaattaaaatgctTGCCatgtggtgcaacaggcaagattaaagtgggccacatcacatttacaaattttgttgaatttttattttgaagtgaggattcagaaatatggataggataattaaaaccctatataattgtttttatttaaacatttgttttatttataaaactataATTATGCTTTTAACCGGAAATTTGCCagcgctttccttctactagctttcccttgcctcttatggtgtgaccggaaaatataacaaagtaataaaaaacacaaaatgttggacagctgacaaatgtgatgcacaatcgtaatggcttccctctaaaaatgttaactagcattGCCGCTAGGTATGACTCATAACAGCATATCCTAGAGTCctgtttttaaccttttcactgttaggatctgtttttattatgcaatgagagtggcagacatcgcTTTAAAACGTTACCGGAAATGATCGTGTCTAGAAACGTCCACAGGCCTCCAGAAAAGACTTTGGGCCACCTGTATAGTGGTCTtctgtagttaaagggttaaagagggaattgtgtgtacagtattgcctccatctcccctaagcgctattttctttataacaattttttctattttcattttatttcagagaatttggggccacaaaaaattacctgagCAGTTGCAGGCAGCTggaaggccaccagtttgacacccctgacataAGTGAATGTTATGAGAAGTGCTAGTAAAAAATCAGGTGAATAAATATAGCCTGAAGATGCTAATATCAAAAATCACACTTcatgtaaaatatgaaccaagacaactaaccaagcaaactcactgacatcagttTCACCCTGTAACACATGGAGGAGATGTGCTTGTGTTTTcctcaggctgtaactcttgacaagcgttaaaagccttgtctttctccatggagcgactggtccttggaactgctgggttggcagcccaatggggcTCCAAGAGGGCTCCAATACAGGGCAGAAAAAGTGAACATTTCAGTGAACttcataggaaaaataaaatttatgtaaaATGACTTCAACAGTCATCTTAAAACTGgatgaattatctttaaaaattaagcaacaGAAATATAATTCATCAAGCACTTTCAGAGA
It encodes:
- the LOC142427499 gene encoding lysine-specific demethylase 4D-like, which encodes MNSQDYRSQNSSLKIMTFRPTMEEFKDFNKYIAYMESQGAHRAGLAKIIPPKQWTARENYDDVDDILIASPVQQVTTGQTGVFLQYHKKKKSMTVEEYRHLANTDRYRTPTHRDVDDLERTYWKSRMYNSPIYGAGVCGSLFGENTEHWNLRHLGTIQDLLEQECGVVIKGVNTPYLYFGLWQTTFTWHTEDMDLYSINYLHFGEPKTWYAVPPEHGARLERLARELFPGSSSGCANFLQHKVALISPRVLRENGIPVGRITQGAGEFMVTFPYGYHAGFNHGFNCAESINFATLRWVNYGKAASQCSCGEARVTFPMDAFVRILQPERYELWKHGRDRTSLDHVEPTALTSPEWTAWKGARTRAMVKGRLRSFKPRRARRRSLTLAADSGLGGCALVCPRPTTHSWADSSTVQPEDPTCMGCSPTGSSVSLLPTSVPSAQYLQASPKGTRTRRPRDSDAHQQSVKSRAKSHTASTFVHLPTQALHENQQSTDDSGPRRFEIQHAVKASGCCCDPDLQPLGPPLNPDSLMHPGPCLKSLDNISVNLPDMLVLSPPNESLTSKTFSSYASVHSMAPLDPLGAIAMDPLKLL